From Halobacillus sp. Marseille-Q1614, the proteins below share one genomic window:
- a CDS encoding dihydrofolate reductase: MISFVFAMDRNQLIGKDNDLPWHIPRDFKFFKDVTWGKTIIMGRKTFESFGKPLPNRDHIILTSNKDYEVEGCEVIHSIDEIIRLNESYPDKEWFVIGGSVLFEKMMPYADRMYMTYIDHAFEGDTYFPEYEEADWHLIEETKGIKDEKNPYDYYFRIYDRVRPK; this comes from the coding sequence ATGATATCGTTTGTTTTTGCAATGGACCGTAATCAATTAATAGGAAAAGATAACGATTTACCGTGGCATATTCCTAGAGACTTTAAATTCTTCAAAGATGTCACCTGGGGGAAGACGATTATTATGGGCCGGAAGACTTTTGAATCGTTTGGAAAGCCGCTTCCAAATCGCGATCACATCATTTTGACTTCCAATAAGGATTACGAAGTGGAAGGCTGTGAAGTCATTCATTCCATTGATGAAATTATCCGATTAAATGAATCCTATCCGGATAAGGAATGGTTTGTCATTGGCGGAAGCGTCCTCTTTGAAAAAATGATGCCTTACGCTGACCGGATGTATATGACTTACATTGACCATGCCTTTGAAGGGGACACCTATTTTCCTGAATATGAAGAAGCGGACTGGCATTTGATCGAGGAGACGAAAGGCATTAAGGATGAGAAAAATCCGTATGACTATTATTTCCGAATTTATGACCGAGTGAGACCGAAATGA
- the tatC gene encoding twin-arginine translocase subunit TatC: protein MSEQNHTTQDIEMNITDHLSELRRRIIWSLTAFIIFFILGFVFIQDIYSFLETDIPIKLNVTSPGEIVWIYFTIASLVAIIGSLPFLCLQLWLFIKPALTSKERKASLAYIPAIFLLFVGGLAFGYIIFVQLILPFLLSLNDGMFNELFTVERYFRFVFRVTIPFAILFEIPIIVMFLTSLGIINPELLVRIRKYAYFVLIITGAMITPPDFILQIVVAIPLILLYEISIMLSRIVYRKKLKAHREFMEKDDLS from the coding sequence ATGTCAGAACAAAATCATACAACTCAAGATATAGAAATGAATATAACTGATCACTTGAGTGAGCTGCGCAGGCGGATCATCTGGTCGCTTACCGCATTTATAATCTTTTTCATTCTGGGGTTTGTCTTTATCCAGGATATCTACTCCTTTCTGGAAACCGATATCCCTATTAAACTTAATGTAACAAGTCCTGGAGAAATCGTATGGATTTATTTTACGATTGCCAGTTTGGTGGCGATTATCGGCTCATTGCCATTCTTATGCCTTCAGCTGTGGCTCTTTATTAAACCGGCCCTTACATCTAAAGAAAGAAAGGCTTCTTTAGCATATATACCGGCGATTTTTTTACTGTTTGTAGGCGGTCTGGCTTTTGGCTATATTATTTTCGTTCAGCTGATACTGCCGTTTCTTCTATCGTTAAACGACGGTATGTTTAATGAACTGTTTACGGTAGAACGCTATTTTCGATTCGTGTTCAGGGTTACGATCCCGTTTGCTATATTGTTTGAAATTCCTATAATCGTTATGTTTTTGACGAGCTTAGGCATCATTAATCCTGAACTGCTGGTTAGGATTCGTAAATATGCATATTTCGTTTTGATAATAACCGGTGCGATGATTACACCACCTGATTTTATCCTGCAAATCGTCGTGGCGATCCCGCTTATTCTTTTGTATGAAATCAGTATTATGCTGTCACGGATCGTGTATAGAAAGAAACTTAAAGCTCACCGCGAGTTTATGGAAAAAGATGACTTGTCGTAA
- a CDS encoding molybdenum cofactor guanylyltransferase codes for MNDTVSGAVLAGGQSRRMGEDKALLPLGNQIVIQQVYKRMKEAVGHVVVNRAETIYGIDAVYIQDSYKDCGPLGGLHAVLQQTNSKYVVLAACDTPFVEPQVIQRLISEIDNHTEAVIPVYGGRNQPLLGIYHKTLALKAEELLRDGQRKMQSLLEQANVKYADNFKGLNKDAVYWHFFNMNTKEDYERALSYIS; via the coding sequence ATGAATGATACTGTCAGCGGAGCGGTACTAGCAGGCGGCCAGTCAAGACGCATGGGGGAAGATAAAGCGCTTCTGCCCCTTGGAAATCAAATAGTCATCCAGCAAGTGTACAAGAGAATGAAGGAAGCTGTCGGGCATGTTGTAGTTAACCGCGCAGAGACTATTTATGGCATTGATGCTGTCTATATTCAAGATAGCTATAAGGACTGCGGTCCTTTAGGAGGCCTTCATGCGGTTTTACAGCAGACCAATTCGAAGTATGTTGTCCTTGCAGCCTGTGATACGCCTTTTGTCGAACCACAAGTAATCCAGCGGCTCATATCAGAAATTGATAATCATACGGAAGCAGTTATTCCTGTATATGGAGGACGAAACCAGCCGCTTTTGGGAATTTATCATAAAACCCTTGCCCTTAAGGCTGAAGAGCTGTTAAGAGATGGCCAGAGAAAAATGCAGAGCCTGCTTGAGCAGGCAAACGTCAAATATGCAGATAATTTTAAAGGTCTTAATAAGGATGCTGTTTACTGGCATTTCTTCAATATGAATACAAAAGAAGATTACGAAAGAGCACTTTCTTATATAAGTTAA
- a CDS encoding twin-arginine translocase TatA/TatE family subunit: MLSNIGVPGLILILVIALVIFGPAKLPEIGKAFGSSLKEFKKAAGDLMSDDNKNKEDQKHK; the protein is encoded by the coding sequence ATGCTATCCAATATTGGCGTGCCCGGTCTGATCCTTATTTTAGTCATTGCATTAGTTATCTTTGGCCCGGCAAAGCTGCCGGAAATCGGGAAGGCTTTCGGAAGTTCGCTGAAGGAGTTCAAAAAAGCAGCCGGAGATTTAATGTCCGACGATAATAAAAACAAAGAAGATCAAAAACATAAATAA
- a CDS encoding twin-arginine translocase TatA/TatE family subunit produces MLTNIGIPGLILILVIALVIFGPKKLPEIGKATGETLREFKKSARDLTGDNDSEAKNTVDTKESNPQK; encoded by the coding sequence ATGCTGACAAACATAGGCATCCCTGGTCTGATCTTAATTCTAGTCATTGCTCTAGTCATTTTCGGTCCTAAGAAACTTCCTGAAATAGGGAAAGCTACAGGAGAAACGCTTAGAGAATTTAAAAAATCTGCTCGTGACTTAACGGGAGATAACGATTCTGAAGCAAAAAATACGGTAGATACGAAAGAATCTAACCCACAAAAATAA
- a CDS encoding YozE family protein, producing the protein MRSFYHYMMRYRGNQQADEEKQLADWMFEDHDFPKQATTYDEISRYLEWNIPFTNALSVFDRLFEAYQLEED; encoded by the coding sequence ATCCGATCGTTTTATCACTATATGATGCGTTACCGGGGAAATCAGCAGGCAGATGAAGAGAAACAGCTGGCTGATTGGATGTTTGAGGATCATGATTTCCCAAAGCAGGCAACTACTTATGATGAAATCAGCCGTTATCTGGAATGGAATATTCCTTTTACAAATGCTTTGTCTGTATTTGACCGCTTGTTTGAAGCCTATCAATTAGAAGAAGATTAA